The Cucumis melo cultivar AY chromosome 6, USDA_Cmelo_AY_1.0, whole genome shotgun sequence genome includes a region encoding these proteins:
- the LOC103496188 gene encoding cinnamyl alcohol dehydrogenase 1-like translates to MQVSRTTGISPTPKSQSSSTSFLSPSSFFLFPFSSFLPLYLFVFLLPFSTITQSSSSSSSSSSSSSKTTTTTTMGSIESERTVTGFAAKDPSGILSPYTYTLRNTGPQDVFIKVICCGICHSDLHQVKNELGMSNYPMVPGHEVVGEVVELGSEVDRFRIGELVGVGCILGSCSTCSPCNSDKEQYCHKRIWTYNDVYHDGRPTQGGFSSAMVVHQKFVVRIPEGMSPEQAAPLLCAGVTVYSPLSHFGLKQSGLRGGILGLGGVGHMGVKVAKALGHHVTVISSSEKKREEALEHLGADDYLVSSDKAQMDRAIDSLDYIIDTVPVFHPLEPYLSLLKLDGKLILMGVINTPLQFVSPLLMIGRKTITGSFIGSMRETQEVLDFFKEKELTSMIEVIKVDYINKAFERLEKNDVRYRFVVDVAGSKMPE, encoded by the exons ATGCAGGTCAGCAGAACCACAGGGATTTCACCTACCCCAAAGTCTCAATCATCTTCCACTTCATTCCTTTCTCCatcttcctttttcctttttcctttttcctctttCCTCCCTCTCTATTTATTCGTTTTTCTCCTTCCATTTTCCACCATAactcaatcttcttcttcttcttcttcttcttcttcttcttcttcaaaaacaacaacaacgacaacAATGGGCAGCATTGAATCTGAAAGAACTGTTACAGGTTTCGCCGCCAAAGACCCATCTGGGATTCTCTCTCCTTATACTTACACTCTCAG aAACACCGGTCCACAAGATGTTTTCATCAAAGTCATTTGCTGTGGAATCTGCCACTCTGATCTCCACCAAGTCAAGAACGAGCTCGGCATGTCCAATTACCCCATGGTTCCTGG ACACGAAGTCGTCGGAGAAGTGGTGGAGCTTGGATCGGAAGTGGATCGTTTCAGAATTGGGGAATTGGTTGGAGTTGGGTGTATTCTTGGATCTTGTTCCACTTGTAGTCCTTGTAACTCCGACAAGGAGCAGTACTGTCATAAGAGAATCTGGACTTATAATGATGTGTATCACGATGGCCGTCCCACCCAAGGCGGTTTCTCCTCCGCCATGGTCGTCCACCAGAA GTTTGTTGTAAGAATCCCAGAAGGGATGTCACCGGAGCAGGCGGCGCCGCTGCTGTGCGCGGGAGTGACGGTGTACAGTCCATTGAGTCACTTTGGACTGAAACAGAGTGGGCTAAGAGGCGGAATTTTGGGACTGGGCGGCGTTGGACATATGGGTGTGAAAGTGGCAAAGGCTTTGGGCCATCACGTGACGGTGATAAGCTCGTCggagaagaaaagagaggagGCTCTGGAACATCTTGGTGCCGACGATTACTTGGTCAGCTCCGACAAGGCTCAAATGGACCGAGCCATTGACTCACTCGATTACATTATCGACACCGTCCCTGTTTTTCATCCGCTCGAGCCATATCTCTCACTGCTAAAACTCGACGGAAAATTGATCTTGATGGGTGTCATTAATACTCCATTACAATTTGTTTCCCCTCTCCTTATGATCG GGAGGAAGACGATTACAGGGAGCTTCATCGGAAGTATGAGAGAGACGCAAGAAGTATTGGATTTCTTTAAAGAGAAGGAACTGACCTCAATGATTGAAGTGATAAAGGTTGATTATATAAACAAGGCTTTCGAGAGGTTGGAGAAGAACGATGTTAGATACAGGTTCGTGGTGGACGTTGCTGGTAGTAAGATGCCTGAGTGA